The following coding sequences lie in one Candidatus Neptunochlamydia sp. REUL1 genomic window:
- a CDS encoding 23S rRNA (pseudouridine(1915)-N(3))-methyltransferase RlmH, with protein sequence MGLKIKIFSPGKTKEPWLQKALAEYEKRLTGSIAIEWDHQNFHGEGSYICLDPNGMQQTSPDFSDFLYREFEKQGSRLTFVIGSPDGLPSNILHRASHSISFSKMTFTHQHIRLLLLEQIYRAVQIHKGTHYHK encoded by the coding sequence TTGGGATTAAAAATTAAAATATTTTCACCAGGAAAAACGAAAGAGCCCTGGCTGCAAAAAGCTCTTGCTGAGTATGAAAAAAGGCTTACAGGTTCAATTGCCATTGAGTGGGATCACCAAAACTTCCACGGCGAAGGATCGTATATCTGTTTAGATCCAAATGGAATGCAACAAACTTCGCCTGACTTTTCAGACTTTCTCTATCGAGAGTTTGAAAAGCAAGGATCACGCCTTACCTTTGTTATTGGCAGCCCTGATGGCCTTCCATCAAATATTTTGCATAGAGCTTCCCACTCTATCAGCTTTTCGAAAATGACATTCACCCATCAGCATATCCGCCTTCTTCTTTTGGAGCAGATTTACAGAGCTGTTCAGATCCATAAAGGAACCCACTACCATAAGTAA
- a CDS encoding leucyl aminopeptidase codes for MQLTVNPSVSKRPKADLIVVPFFKTKKEVEPAVNVPDLKGTINPILKAGDFSGKEGATMLAYLSGKTEKRLLLLGLGAAKDLSMEGLRKAYGAAMKRCQDKAWPHVNFVLPKCDKLDIHAVTRAVSEGIALTSYVFDEWKSKDNKKPFYLKKGVLVGARDLAACKKTLGILSGVNLARNLINRNALDVTPQTLGLEAKRLAKHFTSVKATVLTKKQLEKEKMDLLLAVGNGSKMDPALVMLEYQGAPRSDDLTMVVGKGVTFDTGGLNLKPTNFIEDMRADMGGAAAALGLIQAAASIKLKANIAVVVPTTENAIDAHSYKPGDVYRSHAGKTVEITNTDAEGRLILADALSYGQKHFKPDRIIDMATLTGAIVIALGDQRSGLFSNNDKLAKLCEKAGEASGEKVWRMPLDPEYKVLLKSNIADIKNAAGKRMAGSVTAAIFLQEFIQKKTPWIHLDIAGTAFLDSARDYHLSQATGAGVRLLIELLECIE; via the coding sequence ATGCAGCTTACCGTTAATCCAAGTGTCTCTAAACGGCCCAAGGCCGACCTAATTGTTGTTCCCTTTTTCAAAACGAAAAAGGAGGTAGAGCCTGCTGTTAATGTTCCCGATCTGAAGGGGACGATTAACCCCATTCTTAAGGCAGGGGATTTCAGCGGAAAAGAGGGAGCTACAATGCTCGCGTATCTTTCAGGAAAAACCGAAAAACGCCTTCTTCTTTTAGGGCTTGGCGCAGCAAAGGACCTGTCCATGGAAGGGCTTAGAAAAGCCTATGGAGCTGCTATGAAGCGGTGCCAAGATAAGGCATGGCCCCATGTTAACTTTGTTTTGCCTAAGTGTGACAAACTAGATATCCATGCTGTAACACGCGCCGTTTCTGAAGGAATCGCTCTCACCTCCTATGTTTTTGATGAATGGAAATCTAAAGATAATAAGAAACCTTTTTATCTCAAAAAAGGGGTTCTTGTTGGAGCGCGCGACTTAGCAGCTTGCAAAAAGACACTGGGGATTTTAAGCGGCGTCAATTTGGCGCGGAACCTCATCAATCGAAATGCATTAGATGTGACACCGCAGACTCTTGGTTTAGAAGCTAAGAGACTTGCGAAACACTTTACTTCTGTTAAAGCAACAGTTTTGACTAAGAAACAGCTCGAAAAAGAGAAGATGGATCTTCTCCTTGCTGTCGGCAATGGTTCTAAAATGGATCCAGCCTTAGTCATGCTTGAGTACCAGGGAGCTCCTCGCTCCGATGATCTCACGATGGTTGTAGGAAAAGGGGTGACTTTTGATACAGGAGGGCTCAACTTAAAGCCCACCAATTTTATCGAAGATATGCGTGCTGATATGGGTGGAGCCGCTGCGGCACTTGGCCTCATCCAGGCCGCTGCAAGTATCAAACTTAAGGCGAATATTGCTGTTGTTGTCCCTACAACAGAAAATGCAATCGATGCCCACAGCTACAAGCCAGGCGATGTCTACCGCTCCCACGCAGGAAAAACGGTAGAGATTACCAACACGGATGCTGAAGGACGGCTTATCCTTGCCGATGCCCTCTCTTATGGACAAAAACATTTTAAGCCCGACCGTATCATCGATATGGCAACCCTTACTGGTGCGATTGTCATTGCCCTAGGCGATCAACGCTCTGGACTATTTTCCAATAATGATAAACTCGCCAAGCTCTGCGAAAAAGCAGGAGAGGCCAGTGGAGAAAAAGTATGGCGCATGCCTCTTGATCCCGAGTATAAGGTGCTGCTTAAATCAAACATTGCAGACATCAAAAATGCTGCCGGCAAACGGATGGCAGGATCGGTGACCGCAGCGATCTTTCTTCAAGAGTTTATCCAGAAGAAAACTCCATGGATCCACCTTGATATTGCAGGGACCGCTTTTTTAGATAGCGCACGTGATTACCATCTTTCTCAAGCAACCGGAGCTGGAGTGCGCCTTCTCATTGAGCTTCTCGAATGTATCGAGTAA
- the ssb gene encoding single-stranded DNA-binding protein, whose translation MNQMVIMGHLGADPEVRFTSGGQKVTTLRVAANQRRGGKDETFWWRVTIWGEQFDKIMPYFKKGSAIVVNGEMLKPEIYNNKEGQPQISLNLVAHNISFPPFGKSDRQEEQQQQSSYSQPSGDFGGQPQQGQGEQQQQQPAGFSEDEIPF comes from the coding sequence ATGAATCAGATGGTGATTATGGGACATCTCGGGGCAGACCCCGAAGTCCGTTTTACTTCTGGAGGGCAAAAAGTGACTACACTTCGTGTGGCTGCCAATCAGAGACGTGGTGGAAAAGACGAAACTTTTTGGTGGCGTGTCACCATTTGGGGCGAGCAATTTGACAAAATCATGCCTTACTTCAAAAAAGGAAGTGCAATTGTTGTAAATGGTGAGATGCTTAAGCCTGAAATTTATAACAATAAAGAGGGTCAACCTCAAATCTCTCTGAACCTTGTGGCTCATAATATTTCTTTCCCTCCTTTTGGGAAGAGCGACCGCCAAGAAGAGCAGCAGCAACAGAGCTCCTATTCTCAGCCAAGCGGAGATTTTGGTGGACAGCCTCAGCAAGGTCAAGGCGAACAGCAGCAGCAACAGCCTGCAGGATTTAGTGAGGACGAAATACCGTTTTAA
- the lgt gene encoding prolipoprotein diacylglyceryl transferase translates to MQNWFYWDPNPTPFVVPVIDRLIAWYGILFALGFFIGFYLLRSLFKQYLRTCTGWSEEELKKKSLAFSEKLTVYVIIATVVGARLGHILFYERWSDYFLHPMEIIKTWEGGLASHGGVIGILLGIVFFFFKVRKSFPFLSITRIIDMLVVPALLVGTFIRLGNFVNQEVLGTVTNVPWAVVFGHPIDGSIPAPRHPAQLYEAAFYFLSFLGFWRFFPRLLYPAGRLSGIFFVVTFGFRFLVEFVKEEQSLLLGNDWLTMGQVLSIPMIMYGLILLFRKVPVESIDSKAC, encoded by the coding sequence ATGCAAAATTGGTTTTATTGGGATCCGAATCCCACTCCGTTTGTTGTCCCAGTGATTGATCGCCTGATTGCTTGGTATGGGATTCTGTTTGCCTTGGGTTTTTTTATAGGGTTTTACCTTTTACGTAGCCTATTTAAACAGTATCTTCGCACTTGCACCGGCTGGTCAGAAGAGGAGCTAAAGAAAAAATCCTTAGCTTTTTCTGAAAAGCTGACAGTGTATGTCATTATTGCGACAGTGGTGGGGGCACGGCTTGGTCATATTTTGTTCTACGAGAGGTGGAGTGACTATTTTCTCCATCCGATGGAAATTATAAAGACGTGGGAAGGGGGTCTTGCTAGCCATGGAGGGGTTATTGGGATTCTTCTTGGAATTGTCTTCTTTTTCTTCAAAGTTCGAAAAAGCTTTCCTTTTCTCTCAATCACCCGAATTATCGATATGCTTGTTGTACCGGCTCTACTTGTGGGGACTTTTATTCGACTCGGAAACTTTGTCAATCAAGAGGTTTTGGGGACGGTAACAAATGTTCCTTGGGCAGTTGTTTTTGGACATCCCATTGATGGGAGTATTCCTGCTCCCCGTCATCCAGCTCAACTCTATGAAGCAGCTTTTTATTTTCTTTCCTTTTTAGGATTCTGGCGGTTTTTCCCCCGGCTTCTTTATCCAGCAGGGCGACTTTCTGGGATCTTTTTTGTGGTGACGTTTGGGTTTCGCTTTCTCGTGGAGTTTGTTAAAGAGGAACAGAGTCTTTTACTTGGAAATGATTGGCTTACCATGGGGCAAGTCTTGTCTATTCCTATGATTATGTATGGACTTATTCTGCTTTTTCGAAAGGTGCCAGTGGAATCAATTGATTCGAAAGCTTGTTAA
- a CDS encoding RluA family pseudouridine synthase gives MYRVKEESSLLTFLKGKTDLSGREIKRALESGGCRLNGKLERFASTKLKEGDKVTFRLPKVLKKETLSILYQDPSLTLFNKPSGVTTTPEPRHHLVHRLDKGTSGVLLMARTLPMKKDLEALFKKREVKKTYIALIKGAPRKDQGTIDNRLSKKGTFHGQTLYGSAPNGQKAITHWKILEKRKGASLIELHPETGRTHQLRIHMAEMGHPILGDLQYGRDVSFPEAIDRLCLHAYRLGFIHPKTHKKVQATSPLPALFKH, from the coding sequence ATGTATCGAGTAAAAGAGGAAAGCTCGCTTCTCACTTTTTTAAAAGGGAAAACAGACCTCTCTGGGCGAGAAATCAAACGAGCTCTTGAAAGCGGAGGATGCCGCCTCAACGGGAAACTTGAGCGCTTTGCGTCTACAAAGCTTAAAGAAGGGGACAAAGTCACGTTTCGTCTCCCCAAAGTTCTCAAGAAAGAAACCCTTTCCATTCTCTATCAAGATCCGTCCTTGACCCTCTTTAATAAACCCTCAGGTGTGACAACCACTCCAGAGCCAAGGCATCACCTTGTCCATAGACTTGACAAAGGAACATCGGGAGTCCTTCTCATGGCTCGAACACTCCCCATGAAAAAAGACCTGGAAGCTCTTTTTAAAAAACGAGAGGTGAAGAAAACCTATATTGCTCTCATCAAGGGAGCTCCTCGAAAGGACCAAGGAACAATCGATAACCGCCTATCGAAAAAAGGAACTTTTCACGGTCAGACCCTCTACGGATCTGCGCCAAATGGGCAGAAAGCAATCACTCATTGGAAAATCCTAGAAAAAAGAAAGGGAGCCTCTCTCATCGAGCTCCACCCTGAAACAGGACGTACCCATCAACTCCGCATCCACATGGCAGAGATGGGACACCCGATCCTTGGAGATCTCCAATACGGGCGCGACGTGTCATTTCCTGAGGCTATCGATCGCCTTTGCCTTCACGCTTATCGCCTCGGATTTATCCACCCAAAGACACACAAAAAAGTGCAGGCAACATCACCTTTGCCTGCACTATTTAAACATTGA